A genomic window from Cupriavidus metallidurans CH34 includes:
- a CDS encoding response regulator — protein sequence MSEPNTTQAPPAILFVDDEATAVKYFQRAIGQLAPVVTGGSVEEGKALLDAHGDSLAVLVSDQRMPGEYGNELLRYARERYPHIVRILTTAYSELDQTVEAVNQGQIHRYIKKPWDITALRMEMKQALELSGLRRERDQLVREKLMVLQKQTVATRVGMVHAICASLIGPGRFQPVETYLAGTSLAGARNAEPDWQRLDYADLVGAESQRCGVYGHAVGTKLAEFRARLAGRGAGDATAVLAEVLGAAVRRDGDVVTWAAPDALGEFVARPVADAVSDEHAAWLAALLWLEEAGGALQLQREGDAITARATTRTESFAKDRLAVWIEQLTEA from the coding sequence ATGAGCGAACCGAATACCACGCAGGCACCCCCGGCAATTCTGTTCGTCGATGACGAGGCCACGGCCGTCAAGTATTTCCAGCGCGCCATTGGCCAGCTTGCCCCGGTGGTGACCGGGGGATCCGTTGAAGAAGGCAAGGCGCTGCTCGACGCCCATGGCGACAGCCTGGCCGTGCTGGTGTCCGACCAACGCATGCCGGGCGAATATGGCAACGAGTTGCTGCGTTACGCGCGCGAGCGCTATCCGCATATCGTACGGATTCTGACCACGGCGTACTCGGAACTCGACCAGACCGTCGAGGCCGTGAACCAGGGCCAGATCCATCGCTACATCAAGAAGCCGTGGGACATTACCGCGCTGCGCATGGAGATGAAGCAGGCGCTGGAGTTGTCTGGTCTGCGCAGGGAGCGTGATCAACTGGTGCGTGAAAAGCTCATGGTGCTGCAGAAGCAGACCGTGGCCACGCGCGTTGGCATGGTCCACGCGATCTGCGCCAGCCTGATCGGCCCGGGGCGATTCCAGCCGGTGGAGACCTATCTGGCTGGCACGTCGCTGGCGGGTGCGCGCAATGCCGAGCCCGACTGGCAGCGTCTGGACTATGCGGATCTGGTCGGCGCGGAAAGCCAGCGCTGCGGCGTGTACGGCCATGCGGTTGGCACGAAGCTGGCAGAGTTCCGCGCGCGACTGGCTGGTCGTGGCGCTGGTGACGCGACGGCGGTGCTGGCGGAAGTGCTGGGTGCAGCGGTACGCCGCGACGGCGATGTCGTCACGTGGGCCGCGCCGGACGCGCTCGGTGAGTTCGTGGCAAGACCCGTGGCCGATGCTGTATCCGACGAGCACGCGGCATGGCTGGCGGCGCTGCTGTGGCTGGAAGAGGCTGGTGGGGCGCTGCAACTGCAGCGCGAAGGCGACGCGATCACGGCACGCGCGACAACGCGGACTGAGTCGTTCGCCAAGGACCGGCTGGCCGTGTGGATCGAGCAGTTGACGGAAGCCTAA